A portion of the Caenorhabditis elegans chromosome III genome contains these proteins:
- the F47D12.7 gene encoding Kelch repeat and BTB domain-containing protein F47D12.7 (Confirmed by transcript evidence), with protein sequence MDICDISASQLATSPPPRTAIDFNSSIEESPVKRVKFSPELTKSFEETLSPTVTLVLRNNEEVIFDRYLLSFYSNYFRVLFSSKFRDSNSTTHRIRLISASDLHFLLTIPKAFEQGIKPNITLQKAIELLEPAAFLQMSIALDYISDIICKNLTHENIIKIFRLALLYHTTLAVRVWRSMVRKFQTLFATNVYLSLKENELIGLLTDKHLNLKSEDETTVVVNWIKHNSPLQSDRLTQFAQRNFSRRPQPDATKYEVIRTRQPMDAIVCFGGWASRGVAQKIEVCNTRSDRWQTCNFNYDIPNIHRAYHGIEVVEDKLIVYGGFDGIKQFQTTVLFDLSTKEWRRGANMNDKRCYVTSARVNDSYGRPLVFACGGMNGVSRLKTAEMYDYRADQWTEVANMTQMRSDGAVVTIDNKIVAIGGFDGRNIHQGGEVYDPVLDLWHPLSSNMRTRRTGCTAVSIMNQVCMIIGGFNGNRRLDSAEIYDMREGLWHPEPTLQTARSNFSACQMDTCYVYVAGGFDGQTTTKESERLDLRSKMWQALPDMAEAKSALRMVTLSDHPFLDELFDIPDDTGIVTSW encoded by the exons aTGGATATCTGTGATATTTCTGCTTCCCAATTGGCAACAAGTCCACCACCAAGAACAGCCATCGATTTTAATTCGTCCATTGAAGAGTCGCCAGTGAAAAGAGTGAAATTCTCTCCAGAACTCACCAAATCATTCGAAGAAACACTCAGTCCGACAGTCACACTTGTTCTTCGGAATAATGAAGAA GTAATTTTCGACCGATATCTTCTATCATTCTACTCAAACTATTTTCGAGTACTCTTCTCATCTAAATTCCGAGATTCAAATTCAACAACTCACAG AATCCGCCTGATCTCTGCGTCAGATCTTCATTTTTTACTCACAATTCCAAAGGCTTTCGAACAAGGAATCAAACCTAATATCACCTTGCAAAAAGCTATTGAG CTTCTCGAACCAGCGGCCTTCCTCCAAATGAGCATTGCACTTGATTACATCAGCGatataatttgtaaaaatttgacacATGAAA ATATAATAAAAATCTTCCGTCTTGCTCTATTATACCACACGACACTAGCTGTTAGAGTCTGGAGATCCATGGTCAGGAAATTCCAAACG CTATTTGCCACAAATGTATATTTGTCGCTGAAAGAAAACGAGCTAATTGGACTACTCACCGATAAACATTTGAACCTGAAGAGTGAAGATGAGACAACTGTAG TTGTTAACTGGATCAAGCACAATTCTCCACTTCAATCAGATCGTCTTACCCAGTTTGCTCAACGAAATTTCTCCAGGCGACCTCAACCAGATGCCACGAAGTATGAAGTAATTCGTACTAGACAACCAATGGATGCTATTGTTTGCTTTG GTGGATGGGCGAGTCGTGGTGTTGCTCAAAAGATTGAGGTGTGCAATACGAGAAGTGACCGTTGGCAAACGTGTAACTTCAACTACGATAT ACCGAACATCCATAGAGCGTACCATGGTATTGAAGTCGTCGAGGACAAACTAATTGTGTATGGTGGATTCGACGGCATTAAGCAGTTTCAGACAACAGTTCTCTTTGACTTGTCAACTAAAGAATGGAGGAGGGGGGCGAATATGAATGACAAGAGGTGCTATGTGACTTCAGCAAGGGTCAACGATTCATACGGAAGGCCTCTGGTATTTGCTTGTGGAGG AATGAATGGAGTTTCCCGACTGAAGACTGCCGAAATGTACGACTACCGTGCGGATCAGTGGACTGAGGTTGCAAATATGACACAAATGAGATCGGATGGAGCTGTGGTGACAATTGACAATAAGATAGTTGCTATTGGAGGATTTGACGGGCGGAATATTCATCAAGGAGGAGAAGTTTATGATCCAGTTTTAGATCTATG gcaTCCTCTCTCATCAAACATGCGGACACGTCGTACTGGCTGCACTGCGGTTTCAATAATGAATCAAGTTTGTATGATAATTGGTGGATTCAACGGGAACCGTCGACTTGATTCTGCTGAGATTTACGATATGCGAGAGGGTCTGTGGCATCCTGAACCAACATTGCAAACTGCGAGATCTAACTTTTCCGCATGTCAAATGGATACCTGCTATGTTTATGTGGCTGGTGGGTTTGATGGTCAGACGACGACAAAGGAGTCGGAAAGATTGGATTTGCGATCAAAAATGTGGCAG GCTCTTCCTGACATGGCCGAAGCCAAATCAGCACTTCGTATGGTAACACTTTCGGATCATCCATTCCTTGACGAACTGTTTGACATTCCGGATGACACTGGTATCGTGACGTCATGGTGA
- the F47D12.3 gene encoding BTB/POZ domain-containing protein (Confirmed by transcript evidence), whose translation MVNELSFNCEDAWLNLFVGGEMYPVQVKTLMNPTTCGSYFRDVVKVSDAAIKVRGVQWDTAPNHIKFRVDIDRDGVLFRHVLQYLRNGKLTSLPDDIFTLESLVAEAEFFGLEKYREMLKKKLWKLTGKRQYYACYEDSD comes from the exons ATGGTCAACGAGCTGTCGTTCAACTGTGAGGACGCATGGCTTAACCTTTTTGTTGGTGGAGAAATGTATCCAGTTCAAGTAAAAACTCTTATGAATCCAACAACCTGTGGATCTTATTTTCGGGATGTGGTTAAAGTATCTGATGCAGCAATAAAGGTTCGAGGAGTTCAATGGGATACTGCACCAAATCATATCAAGTTTCGAGTCGATATTGATAGAGATGGAGTTCTTTTTCGACAT GTGCTCCAATATCTCAGAAATGGAAAACTTACAAGCCTCCCCGATGATATTTTCACTCTTGAGTCCCTAGTCGCCGAGGCAGAGTTTTTCGGTCTCGAAAAATATCGTGAAATGCTTAAAAAGAAGTTGTGGAAGTTGACTGGCAAACGACAGTACTACGCGTGCTATGAGGATTCTGATTAA
- the F47D12.9 gene encoding putative WD repeat-containing protein F47D12.9 (Confirmed by transcript evidence) — MSRYRFRKARSNWPMGQNDSRWEPPPVRLNELVTATEPEEIPLPKLEDQPYEGGPLNMTGFMYHPRTKKYYKMTQDPTMPQGFSKSDLDRMEKAREAKFQANRPRFTSGSFIQRPVFKPITTLMDDLTLGRCTMARVERHIHESRLLNCNPKPSFTIKTPIEHYDVSGCEFLDVSETGDRIVGTFTVNPNGVAAKHSAVYVFEVDSIGDTIQSESSRREAYQLLPIRSRSNNAGFNTLGLTVRPMLRDDGFSDEPSYLDYAVTRYNSFIVDQTLARVDADVTCMLTVTANDTITRNGNVCSYCTVHLEPLAELSDPEAMPTLNSPIYNKSWREKGNIWSVGWNAPQMSIGFGLESCFRVENLLTDRSFLMSSRKRNVLNHCFSADGNLVYMGLRNDNVIKSDLRMNRDHITGQLNGACNTTFVRVLEKTRPECVVTEGFDSIIRIWDFRWPKNPMMEMHGHSNNCNRLNVFFDKEERFVFAAGSDGYVRGWSLTSGDMLCSVKTPNHSNPIFPRAVYSDCWGGRPGNSAIIMAVGDSMRVHSLEL; from the exons ATGTCAAGATATCGGTTTAGAAAGGCTCGGAGTAACTGGCCGATGGGGCAGAATGACTCAAGATGGGAACCACCACCAGTTCGGCTGAATG agctaGTAACTGCTACTGAACCGGAAGAAATTCCACTGCCGAAACTCGAAGATCAACCGTATGAAGGAGGACCACTCAACATGACGGGATTCATGTATCATCCaagaaccaaaaaatattataaaatgaCACAGGATCCCACCATGCCACAAGGGTTTTCGAAATCCGATCTGGATCGAATGGAAAAGGCTCGCGAGGCGAAGTTTCAAGCGAATCGGCCTAGATTTACGTCTGGATCATTTATCCAAAGGCCAGTGTTCAAGCCAATTACGACACTTATGGATg atcTCACTCTTGGCCGATGCACCATGGCACGCGTCGAACGTCATATCCACGAGAGCCGCCTACTGAACTGTAACCCAAAACCGTCTTTCACAATTAAAACTCCAATTGAACACTATGACGTATCCGGTTGCGAGTTTTTGGATGTATCAGAAACTGGGGATCGGATTGTTGGAACTTTTACAGTGAATCCGAATGGAGTAGCTGCGAAACATTCTGCTGTCTATGTGTTTGAAGTGGATTCAATCGGAGACACGattca ATCGGAATCATCACGCCGAGAAGCATATCAATTACTTCCAATAAGATCTCGTTCAAATAATGCTGGTTTCAATACACTTGGATTGACAGTCCGTCCGATGCTCAGGGACGATGGATTTTCAGATGAACCGTCTTATCTTGACTATGCAGTTACTCGTTACAACTCATTTATTGTTGATCAAACACTTGCTCGTGTGGACGCTGATGTTACCTGTATGCTTACAGTCACTGCCAATGACAC aatcACTCGAAACGGAAACGTATGCTCCTACTGTACAGTCCACCTGGAGCCACTTGCCGAGCTCAGTGACCCTGAAGCTATGCCAACACTCAACTCACCAATATACAATAAAAGTTGGCGCGAAAAAGGAAATATCTGGAGTGTTGGATGGAATGCACCACAAATGTCAATTGGATTCGGACTCGAATCGTGCTTCCGTGTGGAGAATCTTCTCACAGATCGAAGCTTCTTGATGTCTAGTCGAAAGAGAAATGTATTGAATCATTGTTTTTCGGCAGATGGAAATCTTGTATATATGGGTCTTCGTAATGATAATGTCATCAAATCCGATCTTCGAATGAATCGGGATCATATCACAGGACAATTGAACGGTGCATGTAACACAACATTTGTCCGAGTTCTCGAAAAGACGCGACCAGAATGTGTTGTAACTGAAGGATTTGATTCGATCATTCGCATTTGGGATTTCCGATGGCCGAAGAATCCGATGATGGAGATGCATGGACATAGTAACAACTGCAATCGTCTCAATGTTTTCTTTGACAAGGAGGAAAGATTTGTGTTTGCAG CTGGATCAGATGGATATGTTCGTGGATGGTCTCTAACATCTGGTGACATGCTTTGTTCAGTAAAAACTCCAAATCATTCCAATCCAATCTTCCCAAGAGCCGTCTACTCGGATTGTTGGGGTGGTCGACCAGGGAATTCAGCTATCATAATGGCAGTTGGTGATAGCATGAGAGTTCACTCATTGGAGCTCTAA
- the F47D12.9 gene encoding WD_REPEATS_REGION domain-containing protein (Confirmed by transcript evidence), translating to MARVERHIHESRLLNCNPKPSFTIKTPIEHYDVSGCEFLDVSETGDRIVGTFTVNPNGVAAKHSAVYVFEVDSIGDTIQSESSRREAYQLLPIRSRSNNAGFNTLGLTVRPMLRDDGFSDEPSYLDYAVTRYNSFIVDQTLARVDADVTCMLTVTANDTITRNGNVCSYCTVHLEPLAELSDPEAMPTLNSPIYNKSWREKGNIWSVGWNAPQMSIGFGLESCFRVENLLTDRSFLMSSRKRNVLNHCFSADGNLVYMGLRNDNVIKSDLRMNRDHITGQLNGACNTTFVRVLEKTRPECVVTEGFDSIIRIWDFRWPKNPMMEMHGHSNNCNRLNVFFDKEERFVFAAGSDGYVRGWSLTSGDMLCSVKTPNHSNPIFPRAVYSDCWGGRPGNSAIIMAVGDSMRVHSLEL from the exons ATGGCACGCGTCGAACGTCATATCCACGAGAGCCGCCTACTGAACTGTAACCCAAAACCGTCTTTCACAATTAAAACTCCAATTGAACACTATGACGTATCCGGTTGCGAGTTTTTGGATGTATCAGAAACTGGGGATCGGATTGTTGGAACTTTTACAGTGAATCCGAATGGAGTAGCTGCGAAACATTCTGCTGTCTATGTGTTTGAAGTGGATTCAATCGGAGACACGattca ATCGGAATCATCACGCCGAGAAGCATATCAATTACTTCCAATAAGATCTCGTTCAAATAATGCTGGTTTCAATACACTTGGATTGACAGTCCGTCCGATGCTCAGGGACGATGGATTTTCAGATGAACCGTCTTATCTTGACTATGCAGTTACTCGTTACAACTCATTTATTGTTGATCAAACACTTGCTCGTGTGGACGCTGATGTTACCTGTATGCTTACAGTCACTGCCAATGACAC aatcACTCGAAACGGAAACGTATGCTCCTACTGTACAGTCCACCTGGAGCCACTTGCCGAGCTCAGTGACCCTGAAGCTATGCCAACACTCAACTCACCAATATACAATAAAAGTTGGCGCGAAAAAGGAAATATCTGGAGTGTTGGATGGAATGCACCACAAATGTCAATTGGATTCGGACTCGAATCGTGCTTCCGTGTGGAGAATCTTCTCACAGATCGAAGCTTCTTGATGTCTAGTCGAAAGAGAAATGTATTGAATCATTGTTTTTCGGCAGATGGAAATCTTGTATATATGGGTCTTCGTAATGATAATGTCATCAAATCCGATCTTCGAATGAATCGGGATCATATCACAGGACAATTGAACGGTGCATGTAACACAACATTTGTCCGAGTTCTCGAAAAGACGCGACCAGAATGTGTTGTAACTGAAGGATTTGATTCGATCATTCGCATTTGGGATTTCCGATGGCCGAAGAATCCGATGATGGAGATGCATGGACATAGTAACAACTGCAATCGTCTCAATGTTTTCTTTGACAAGGAGGAAAGATTTGTGTTTGCAG CTGGATCAGATGGATATGTTCGTGGATGGTCTCTAACATCTGGTGACATGCTTTGTTCAGTAAAAACTCCAAATCATTCCAATCCAATCTTCCCAAGAGCCGTCTACTCGGATTGTTGGGGTGGTCGACCAGGGAATTCAGCTATCATAATGGCAGTTGGTGATAGCATGAGAGTTCACTCATTGGAGCTCTAA